GCTTGGGATCGTCTTTACGGATACCGACTCAGCTCTTAAGGAATACCCAGAGCTTTTCAAACAGTATTTTGCTAAGTTGGTTCCGCCGACAGACAACAAGTTGGCTGCCCTCAACTCCGCCGTCTGGTCTGGTGGTACCTTTATCTATGTTCCAAAAGGTGTTAAGGTAGACATTCCGCTCCAAACCTACTTCCGTATCAACAATGAAAATTCCGGTCAGTTTGAGCGGACCTTGATTATCGTTGATGAGGGAGCAAGTGTTCACTACGTAGAAGGATGTACAGCTCCTACTTATTCAAGCAACAGCTTGCATGCGGCGATTGTTGAAATCTTTGCCCTTGACGGTGCCTATATGCGCTATACGACCATTCAAAACTGGTCAGATAATGTCTACAACCTTGTAACCAAACGAGCGCGGGCTATGAAGGATGCGACAGTTGAGTGGATCGATGGAAACTTGGGTGCCAAAACAACCATGAAGTACCCATCTGTTTACCTTGATGGAGAAGGGGCGCGTGGTACCATGCTTTCTATTGCCTTTGCCAATGCTGGTCAGCATCAGGATACAGGGGCTAAGATGATTCACAATGCGCCACACACCAGCTCATCTATCGTTTCCAAGTCCATTGCCAAGGGCGGAGGTAAGGTAGACTACCGTGGCCAAGTGACCTTTGCTCGCAATTCTAAGAAATCTGTCAGCCATATCGAGTGTGATACTATTATCATGGATGACTTGTCTGCTTCAGATACTATTCCATTTAATGAAATTCACAACTCGCAAGTGGCTTTGGAACATGAAGCTAAGGTTTCTAAGATTTCAGAGGAGCAGCTCTACTACCTCATGAGCCGTGGCCTATCGGAATCCGAAGCAACAGAAATGATTGTCATGGGCTTTGTCGAGCCCTTCACCAAGGAACTGCCAATGGAATACGCTGTTGAGCTCAACCGTCTCATCAGCTATGAAATGGAAGGCTCTGTTGGATAAAAGCTTTGGCATCTCTATAGATGAATGGTTGGAGAAGGTCTTGTCTACCTTTGGCTGGCCATCTAATACTTTGTGGGTCTGACTGGTAGTAGTTAAGTGAACAAAGAATTTATGCAAATGCTATTTGGAGGATAAAATGGGGATTTTAAAACGTCTGTTTGGCAAAATAGAAGAAGTAAATAAAGGTGAGGCTGCTTTAGAAGAGCTAGATCAAACTTGGACGATCAATCTGGAAGAAGAGGCCAATGACTTCTGGTTTCAAATGGAACAGAATCTTTTGATCATACTATCAAAGCAGCAGGCGGACTGGACAAAGTGGAGCGTGCTTTCGTTCTTGTCAATTTTAAGCAAGGCCAAGAAACCTTTGAACTGTTTTATCAAGTAGCTGGGCAACTCGTGTCATATAGAGAAATGGATGATGAAGTTGTGCAAAAATTGGAGAAGCAGTTGCTTCCTCAAGCTCCAGAAGTAGCCAAGGCAGTGAACTCGGAGTTTCAGGCTGCGGGTGTTCCCTTGATTGATTATGCGATGCTTCAGTTTTAAACGCAGACAACAGCTTGGTTTGGACGTAAAATCAGGACACATTCACCAATGTCCAGTCTCAGTTTCCAAGAGCTAGTGGCTGGTTGGCGAGCTATGCTGGAGGAAGCTATTCCTAATCATCCCCTTGATAGCGATACTGCCTTACCTTATTTTGAAGGATAAGATGTCAGCAGCGATTTAGTGTCTTCCTTGTTTGAAAGAGGAAGTTTTCGAAAAGCTGTTAAAGGAACCCTAAAAAAGAAGAGCTGATGAAGCTCTTCTTTTTAATTATTCTTTTATAACTTCTCGTTGACAAAGCGGATGAAGTCATTCCACCAGACTTTGAAAATGATAGCTTTTTCAACCTTTTTTTCTGTAATCATAGAAATAGAAGTTTTCTTATTTTCGATGTAGCCCTGGCCGATTGGCTCAGAATCTGTATAAGTGAGGGTGCCCACTACACTACCCTTTTTCAAA
Above is a window of Streptococcus cristatus ATCC 51100 DNA encoding:
- the sufB gene encoding Fe-S cluster assembly protein SufB, translating into MSEERVEPKPIDLGEYKFGFHDDVEPVISTGKGLNEAVIRELSAAKGEPEWMLDFRLKSYEVFKKMPMQTWGPDLSEINFDDLIYYQKASDKPARSWDEVPEKIKETFERIGIPEAERAYLAGAAAQYESEVVYHNMKEEFQKLGIVFTDTDSALKEYPELFKQYFAKLVPPTDNKLAALNSAVWSGGTFIYVPKGVKVDIPLQTYFRINNENSGQFERTLIIVDEGASVHYVEGCTAPTYSSNSLHAAIVEIFALDGAYMRYTTIQNWSDNVYNLVTKRARAMKDATVEWIDGNLGAKTTMKYPSVYLDGEGARGTMLSIAFANAGQHQDTGAKMIHNAPHTSSSIVSKSIAKGGGKVDYRGQVTFARNSKKSVSHIECDTIIMDDLSASDTIPFNEIHNSQVALEHEAKVSKISEEQLYYLMSRGLSESEATEMIVMGFVEPFTKELPMEYAVELNRLISYEMEGSVG